TACATCCAGATCAGCGGTGACGGCAGGATCACCGTCGACGTGGAGCAGAACGTCAAGGGCGACTTCACGGCGGGCGGCACCTTCGGCACGGGCCGGGGCTGGACCCCCGTCAGCTCCGCGGACATGAAAAGCACCCCGGTGCGCACCTCCGTCACCACCGCGGGCAGCGTCCAGGCGGCACTCGGCGCCCAGGCGACGGTCGGCCTGTACGGCACCGTCGGCGTCGTCGCCGACCTGGCGCCCTACGTCCGCGGCGAAGGCGCAGGCAAGGTCACCGGCACCGACACGGTGTTCGGCGCCGACGGTTCCTGGGCCGTGTACGGCGGTGTCGACCTGAGCGGCGCACTGCGGCTCCAGCTGTCGGTCTTCGGCACGCCCGTGTTCCAGCGGGACATCCCGCTGGGCGCGCTGCACCGCGAGTGGAAGCTGGCGGGCGGCGGCACCTCGTAACCGGCCGCCCCGGCCTCAGGCGCCGTCGGCGGTCCATCCCTGGCGGCGCAGCACCGCGGACACGTCCGGCGCCTCGTAGTGCTCGCCCTTGAGGACCTTGCCGTCGGCACGGCGGGCGACCTGGCCGCCGGGGCCCAGCTTGGTCATGTTGGACCGGTGGATCTCGGCGAGCACCGCGTCGAGGTCCACCCCGTGCACCAGAGCCGTGCCGTAGGCCACGTAGACGACATCGGCCAGCTCGTGCGCGAGCCGGTCCAGCGGGCCGCTCACCGACACCTCGGCGACCTCCGCGGCCTCCTCGGCGAGGAGCTCCCCGCGGTGCGCGGCCAGACGGGGCGACACCTCGGTCGGCGTACTGCGGACGTCGAGCCCGAAGGCGCGGTGGAACTCACGGACCAGCTCGGCGGGCGAGGAACTCATGCACCGACTGTAACGACGGCCACCGACACCGCGGCCCCGGACCGGCCCCGTGAGCCCCGCCCTGGTCAGCACGGCGTCCCGGCTGGCAGGATCGCGTCCATGTCGCAGTTGCTCTCCCGTATCGGCAGGCGCCGCGCCCTCCAGGGCACGGCCGTCGCCGTCGTCGTGACCGGGCTGCTGCTGTGGTGGCTGCGGCCGCTGGGCGAGGACCCGCCCAGCGGGTCGATCACCTTCAGCACGGGCACGACGAGCGGGGTCTACTACGAGTACGGCAGCCAGCTGCGCGACGCGCTCGCCAAGGACATGCCCGACCTGGACGTGAACCTGACGACCAGCAACGGGTCGCCGGAGAACGTCGAGCGCGTGGCGGCGGGCGAGGCCGACTTCACCATCGCCGCGGCCGACGCCGTGCAGACGTACGAATCGCAGCACCGCGGCGCGGCCTCCCGGCTGCGCGGGGTGGCCCGGCTGTACGACGACTACGTCCAGCTCGTGGTGCCCCGCGACTCGGACATCCGCTCCATCGCGGACCTCCGTGGCAGGACCGTGGCGACGGGTCTGCCCCGCTCCGGTGTGCGGCTGATCGCCGAGCGGGTGCTCAGGGCGGCGGGCCTGGACCCGACGAAGGACATCAAGGCGGAATCGGAGGGCATCGACACCGGCCCCGCGAAACTGAAGCGGGGCGAGATCGACGCGTTCTTCTGGTCCGGCGGGGTGCCCACGGCGGGACTGGAGACCCTGGCCGACTCCTTCACCTTCCGGTTCGTGCCGATCAGCCCCGAACTCGTCGCCAAGATGCACGACCAGGACGACTCCACCGGGTTCTACCGGGCCGCGAACATGCCCGAGTCGGCCTACCCCACCATCCAGAACGGCTCGACCGTGGCGACGATCGCGGTGTCCAACCTGCTGGTGACCCGTACGGACATGGCCCCCCGGCTCACCGAGTGGCTGACCCGGACCGTGATCAAGAGCCGGGACGGCATCGGCGCGCATGTGCACTCGGCGCAACTGGTCGACCTTCGCACGGCCATCTACACCGACCCGCTGAAGCTGCACGAGGGCGCCCGGCGCTACTACCGCTCCGTCAAGCCGTAGGAACGCCGGCTAGGACCCCGGCGACCGCGGCACCGACACCGTCGCCCTGAGCCCCCCGGCCTCGTGACGGTCGTACGAGAGCGAGCCGCCGCCCGCCGCGAGCAGAGCCCGGGAGATGGACAGGCCCAGACCCGAGCCCTTGATGTTCTGATGGCGGCCGCTGCGCCAGAAGCGGTCGCCCACCCGGCTGAGTTCCTCGTCGGTCAGCCCCGGCCCGTTGTCGGTGACGACGACGGTCGAGGTCTCGCCGTCGGCCGCGACCGTGACCTCGACGCTCTCACCCTCCGGGGTGAACTTCACCGCGTTGTCGATCACGGCGTCCAGGGCGCTGGACAGCGTCACCGGGTCGGCCCACGCCGTGGTGGGCGGGCAGTCGCCCACCAGACGGACGCCCTTGGCGGCGGCGGTCGGAGCCCAGGCGGCGACCCGCTCGGCCGCCAGCGCGCCGATGTCGGTCACCCGCAGGTCGGCCTCGGCGTGCTCGGCGAGCGCCAGGTCGAGCAGGTCGTCCAGGACCTGGGCCAGGCGCTTGCCCTCGTTCCGTACGGAGACGATCTCCTCGTTGTCCTCCGGGAGTTCGTAGGCGAGCAGTTCGATGCGCAGCAGCAGTGCGGCGAGAGGGTTGCGCAGTTGGTGCGAGGCGTCGGCGACGAAGGCGCGCTGCTGCTCCAGCACGTCCTCGACGTTGTCCGCCATCTCGTTGAACGCTCCGGCCAGCCTCCGCAGTTCCGGCGGTCCGCCGGCCACCGCGACCCGGGACTTCAGACGGCCGCTCGCGATCTCGTGGGTGGTGGCGTCCAGGACGCGCACGGGCCGCAGCACCCAGCCGGTCAGTCGCAGGGCGGCGCCGATGGCCAGCAGCATCGCGGCGACCTCGCCGGCGCCGACGACCAGCCAGCCGTGCAGGATCCGCGACCGCATCGGACCGGTGGGCGAGTCCGTGACTACGACGGCGACGACGTCACCGTCCCGGATGACCGGCGACGCCACGACGAGCCGGTTGCGCTGCCACGGCCACACCTGCCGGGGGTCGTGGCTGCGCCGGCTGAGCTTGGCTTCCTCGAAGGCCTCCCGCACCTCACCCGATTCGGGGAGGTACCAGTCCCGCGGGGCATGAGCCATGGGGGTGTCGGTGCCGTAGAAGACACCGGCGCGGATGCCGTAGACGTCGTAGTAGCTGTCGAGCTCGCGGCCGAGCGTCTCGCGTCGCTCGTTCGTGGACGCCGACGCGGGCTCCCCGGGGCCGGACGGGACGGTGACGAACTGGGCGAGCGCCGCGAACCGCGCGGTGTCGTCGATGCGGTCGACGACCACCTTCTGCTGCTGGGCGCCCGCCACGCTGACGGCCAGCGGCACCCCGAGGGCCAGCAGCACGGCCGCCATCAGGACGATGAGCAGCGGCAGGAGACGGGTACGCAAAGCCGCGGCCCCCGCTACGCGGCCGGGGCGACGAGCCGGTAGCCGACCCCGCGTACCGTCTCGATCAGCGCGGGCATGCGCAGCTTGGCGCGCAGCGAGGCCACATGCACCTCCAGGGTCCGTCCGGTCCCCTCCCAGCTGGTGCGCCACACCTCGCTGATGATCTGTTCCCGGCGGAAGACCACACCGGGGCGCTGGGCGAGCAGCGCCAGGAGGTCGAACTCCTTGCGGGTCAGCTGGACGACCGAACCGTCCACCGTGACGCGCCGGGTGGGCAGCTCGATGTGCACGGAGCCCAGGCGCACCGCGTCCTCCCCGTCGGCGGCCGCGTCCTCGTGGACGGTGCGCCGGCTGACCGCGTGGATACGGGCGAGCAGCTCGCCCGTATCGTACGGCTTGACCACGTAGTCGTCGGCGCCCAGGTTGAGTCCGTGGATACGGGACCGCACGTCGGATCGCGCCGTCACCATGATCACCGGTGTCGCGGTGCGCTTGCGGATCTTGCCGCAGACCTCGTAACCGTCCTGGTCGGGCAGGCCCAGGTCGAGGAGCACGACCCCGAATCCGGGGCCCTCCGGGACGAGCGCCTGGAGTGCCTCCTCGCCGCTGCGCGCATGGGTCACGTCGAAACCGTGCCGCTTCAGCACCGCGGACAGCGCGGCGGCGACGTGGTTGTCGTCCTCGACGAGCAGCAGTCTCATGCCGGCCTCCTCCGGTTCATCGTGCCTACGGTCCGACCTGTTGCGACGGGCGGCTGTTCCTCCCGCGGGAGGAACGCGGCACGCGCGTGTGTGCATCATGGCAGTCACGCTGATGGACGAGGACGCCGTCAAGCGGGTTCCGGTTGCACCCGGCTTCCGTTATGGGCCCGATACGCCCGCAGGTCACAAGTGCTACGACACGTGTCCGATTGCTATCGGATCGTGATGCTCAGATTCCCCTCAGATGTAATGACGCTGGTCGCGGCAGGTCACTACTGTCCTCCGAAACCGAGGAGGACGGAGCCCGAGAGCGATGACCGAAGTATCGGTGACCAAGGAAGACGCGGTCGCGAGCGGTGAACTGGTCGTCCTGAGGAGCGTCAACAAGCACTTCGGCGCGTTGCACGTTCTCCAGGACATCGACCTCACGATCGACCGCGGCGAGGTCGTCGTGGTCATCGGACCCTCCGGGTCCGGTAAGTCGACCCTGTGCCGCACCATCAACCGCCTGGAGACGATCGACGAAGGCACGATCACGATCGATGGCAAGCCGCTGCCCCAGGAGGGCAAGGCGCTGGCGCGGCTGCGCGCGGACGTCGGCATGGTGTTCCAGTCGTTCAACCTGTTCGCGCACAAGACCGTGCTCGAGAACGTGGTGCTCGGCCAGGTCAAGGTCCGCAAGGCCGACAAGAAGAAGGCCGAGGACAAGGCCCGCGCCCTGCTCGACCGGGTCGGTGTGGGCACCCAGGCCGACAAGTACCCCGCGCAGCTCTCCGGCGGCCAGCAGCAGCGCGTCGCCATCGCGCGGGCGCTGGCCATGGACCCCAAGGTCATGCTCTTCGACGAGCCGACGTCGGCCCTGGACCCCGAGATGATCAACGAGGTCCTCGAGGTCATGCAGCAGCTGGCCCGGGACGGCATGACCATGATCGTCGTCACCCATGAGATGGGTTTCGCACGATCGGCTGCAAACCGCGTGGTGTTCATGGCGGACGGGCGAATCGTCGAAGAGGCTGCGCCCGACCAGTTCTTCAGCAATCCGCGCAGCGACCGTGCCAAGGACTTCCTGTCGAAGATCCTGCACCACTGACCTGTAGCACTGACGGAACCCGCACCGCACGCAGTACCTCACCACTCTTCAAAGGAAGTTCCTCATGAAGCTCCGCAAGGTCACCGCCGCCTCCGCCGCAGCCCTCGTTCTCGCCCTGACCGCCACCGCCTGCGGCGGCGACGACAACAAGGACGACACCGGCAGCAGCACCTCCAGCGGCGGCAGCGGCGGAAAGGTCAAGGTCGGCATCAAGTTCGACCAGCCCGGCCTCGGCCTGAAGAAGCCCGACGGGTCGTTCGCCGGCTTCGACGTGGACGTCGCCACGTACGTCGCCAAGCAGCTCGGCTACGAGCCGGACCAGATCGAGTTCGTCGAGACCAAGAGCGCCGACCGCGAGAACGCCCTCGCGCGCGGGGACGTCAAGTTCATCGCGGCCACCTACTCGATCAACGACAAGCGCAAGGAGAAGGTCGACTTCGCCGGCCCGTACCTGCTGGCCCACCAGGACCTGCTGCTCAAGAAGGACTCGAAGATCACCAAGGCGGCGGACCTCAACGGAAAGAACCTGTGTTCCGTGGTGGGCTCGACCTCGGCGCAGAACATCCACGACACGATCGCTCCGAAGGCGAACCTCAAGGAGGTGAGCTCCTACTCGGAGTGCATCGCCGGCCTCCAGAGCGGCGCCGTGGACGCGGTCACCACCGACGACTCGATCCTCGCGGGCTTCGCCTCGCAGGAGCAGTACAAGGACAAGTTCAAGCTCGCGGGTCTGAAGCTGAGCAACGAGAACTACGGCATCGGTGTCAAGAAGGGCGACACGGCGACCGTCGACAAGATCAACAAGGCGCTGGAGAAGATGGTCAGCGACGGATCGTGGCAGAAGGCCGTCGAGGCCAACTTCGGCCCGGCGGACTACAAGAACGAGCCGGCCCCGAAGATCGGCGTCATCGTCCCGAACGCCTCGTAACCACCGCACAGCCAAGCGGGGTTCCCGCGGTGCGCCGCCGTCCGTCGCGATCACGGCGGCGGCGCGCCCCGCCCTCCTCATACGCCACCCACCCGGAAGCGCGGGAGATCGTGTTCGACTTTCTTGAAGGTTACGACGTCCTAGGGGCGTTCTGGATGACGGTGAAGCTCACCGCCCTCTCCGCCGTGGGCTCCCTGATCTGGGGCACGCTCCTGGCCGGGATGCGGGTCAGCCCGGTTCCGCTGATGCGCGGGTTCGGCACCGCCTACGTCAACATCGTCCGGAACATCCCGCTGACGGTCATCATCCTCTTCAGCTCGCTGGGCCTCGCCGACATCTTCGGCATGACCCTGGGCGCCCACGACTTCAAGGTCCAGGGCTTCCGGCTCGCCGTGCTCGGTCTGATCGCCTACACCGCGGCCTTCGTCTGCGAGGCGATCCGCTCGGGCATCAACACGGTGCCCATGGGACAGGCGGAGGCGGCCCGGGCCATCGGACTGAGCTTCAGCCAGACCCTGACGCTCATCGTGCTGCCGCAGGCCTTCCGTTCGGTCATCGGGCCGCTGGCCAACGTGCTGATCGCTCTGACCAAGAACACCACGGTGGCGGCCGCCATCGGCGTCGCCGAAGCCGCCTACCTGATGAAGACGATGATCGAGAACGAGGCGCAGACACTCCTCATCGGCGCGGTCTTCGCGTTCGGGTTCGTGGTGCTGACCCTGCCGACCGGCCTCATCCTCGGCTGGCTCAGCAAGCGACTGGCGGTGAAGCGATGAGCTCGGTCCTCTACGACACTCCCGGCCCCCGCGCCAAGCGGCGCAACGTTGTCTTCTCGGTGGTCTTCTTCGTCCTGCTCGCTCTGCTCGTGTGGTGGATGTGGCAGAAGATGGACGAGAAGAACCAGCTCACCTCCGCCCTGTGGAAGCCGTTCACCGAGTCCGAGGCCTGGACGACCTATCTGCTCCCCGGCCTCGCCAACACGCTGAAGGCCGCGGCGCTCTCCATGGTGATCGCCCTTCCGCTGGGCGCGGTCTTCGGCATCGCACGGCTGTCCGACCACCGGTGGGTGCGGGGCCTGGCCGGCACCGTCGTCGAGTTCTTCCGCTCGATCCCGGTCCTGCTGCTGATGCTGTTCGCCAACGAGTTCTACGCCCGCTCCACGGACGTGACCAGCGATGACCGGCCCTTCTACGCCGTCGTCACCGGTCTGGTGCTCTACAACGCCTCGGTCCTGGCCGAGGTCGTCCGGGCAGGCATCCTCTCCCTGCCCAAGGGGCAGACGGAGGCGGCGTACGCCATCGGCCTGCGCAAGGGCCAGACGATGAGCAGCATCCTGCTTCCGCAGGCGGTCACCGCGATGCTCCCGGCGATCGTCAGCCAGCTCGTGGTCATCGTGAAGGACACCGCGCTCGGCGGTGTGATGATCGGCTTCACGGAGTTGCTCAACTCACGCGGCACGCTGGCGGCCAACTACGCCAACGTGGTCCCGAGCTTCATCGTGGTCGCCGCCATGTTCATCGTGCTGAACTTCATCCTGACCAGCTTCGCGAGCTGGCTGGAGCGCCGACTGCGGCGCAGCAAGCGCAGTACGGGCGCGGTGCTCGGCGTGGACAAGGTCGACGACCTGAACGCGGCCGAGGTCGGTGGCGGCTTCGGGAGCGGCGCGTCGGCCTGACGCTCCCTCAGGTGAACGCTCGGACGAGGTGACGGACGAAAGGCAGTGGCCAGCGCGCCACTGCCTTTCGTCGCTTGACGCAAACAGCGACAATGGGTTGCATACGTTCTGTGATCGTGCACCCTGCTCCAACCTGTTGTTCACTCACGTCCCCGAGAACTCCGTCGCGGGCAGGGGGCGGCACGCCGTGGACCCGGTGATCATCGTCGGGGCGGGGCCCGTGGGGCTCACCCTCGCCCTGGCACTGGCGCGCCAGCAGGTGCCGTCCGTGGTCCTCGACGAGGGACCGGGCAAGGACGAACCACGACTCGCGCGCACCGTGGTCCTGCGCGAGGACACCACCGCCCTCGTCGAGCGGCTCGCCGGAGTGTCCCTCGACAAGGCGGGGGTCCACTGGGCCGGATGGCGCTCGATGCGGCGCAAGCAGGTGACGCGCGAGGTCAGGTTCGACGACGCGACGGACCCCGCTCCCCTGCACATCGCCCAGCATGTGCTGACGGGCGCGCTGCGCGCCGCCCTCGAGGGTGAGCGGCTGGTCAGGATCGCCGTGGACAGCCGCCTGGACGGTATCGAGCAGGAGCCGTCCGGTGTCACGGCCCACACCCGCGGCCCCCGGGGCACCTGGTGGCGCGGCAGTCATCTGGTCGGCTGCGACGGGCCGCGCTCCACGGTCCGCAAACTCCTCGACATCCGTTTCCCCGGCCGCACGGCTGTGGAACGACACGCCGTGGCCGCCCTGCGCACGGAGCTTCCCTGGGCCGACGAGGCGCTGCTCCATCGGACGCCGCCGTGGCGGGTGTCGGGCCCCTCAGCCGGGGAAGTCACCGGCCGCCCGTTGCCGGACGGAGTCTGGCGCCTGGACTGGCTGCTGCCGCCCGGCAAGGACCTCGTCACGCCCGAACTGCTCGTGGCGCGCATCCGCGAGACCCTGACGGGCTGGAGCGGCGGCACCACCCCCACCTACGAACTGCTCGACACCGGCGTCCACACCGTGCACCACCGGCTGGCCCGGCGCTGGCGCGTGGGGCGGGTCTTCGTCGCGGGGGACGCCGCCCACCTGCTCGGCGCCTTCGGCACCCAGGGCCTCGACGAGGGCCTGCGGGACGCCGACAACCTGGCCTGGAAGCTGGCCATGGCCTGGCACCACGGGTCGCACGAGGCGCTGCTCGACAGCTACCAGACGGAGCGGCGGGCGGCCGTGGCCGCCCGGCTGCGCGCCGCCGACCAGGCGCTTCCGGTGCTGCGCGGCGGCGCGGGCATAAAGGCCTACGTCCCGGGCGCGGGCCGCGGCCACGACGTGCTGCTCACCGACGGCCACCTGGGCCGCGGCCCGCTCGGCGCGCCGGGCACCTATGACGGTTCACCGCTGGCGCCCCGGCACCTGGAGGCGGAGGTGCCGGTGGACACGCCTCCCGGCGCGCCGGTCGAGGACGTGCGCGTGACGGCGGAGGACGGCTCGTTCGTCCGGCTGCGCGACCGGCTGGGGCGCGGCGCCCTGCTCGTCCTGCTGATCGCGCCTGGTACGGGCGTGTGGGAGCGCAGGCACTGGGTGGGCGCCGGGATCATGCCGAGGCTCGCCGCCGCGGTGACGGCCCTGCCGAGCCCGGCCGAGCTGCTGGTGGCAGAGAGCTATCCGGGCGCGGCCGCCCACACCGTGCTGCTGATCCGGCCCGACGGCCATCTGGTCACCGCGCTGAACGGAGTACGCGCGGCGGACCTGTACGCGGCGGCCGAGGCGACGGTGGGAGGGCCGGCGGGGTCACGGGGGACGGCCGAAGCGGAGGCCACGGCGGGCTCCGCGGCCAAGTGACGGCGCCGCCCCACCGGCAACGCCCGCACCCTGCTCCCGGGCGCCCCCGGCCCGCGCGTACCCGGCCCGCGCCCGCAACGCAGCCGGCCGACCGGGCACGACGGCCGGTCGCCGAGGCACGGATGCCGCACCGGCTGTCACTGTGCGGTCCACAGGGTGACAGTGAGTTGACCGGGGTACGCCGGCATGGTCTACTCCGGATCGTGACCGACACCGATGTGCGCCTGTGGCGGAGGGTCCATATGGACCTCGTCCGCTATGCGGGCTGCGTGTGTCGCCCCTCCTGCTGAATTCGCACCCCCTTTCCCACCGGCGCGCCGCCGATGCGCACGTGTTCCCGTGCGCCGCCGCGTCCACCCGCGAACGCTCAGGACGGTATCCGTGTCTGTCTCACCCTCCGTGTCCACCACCGTCGCCGCGCCCACGCAGGCGGAACTCCTCGACTTCGTCCGGCGTACGGCCGCCGACGCCGAGCTGATCGCCTCGCTCCCCCTGGACCCGGAGGGCCGCACCTGGGTGCGTCTGGAGGGCCCCGGCGGGAGCGAGGCCTGGCTGATCGGCTGGCCCCCGGGGACCGGGACCGGCTGGCACGACCACGCCGACTCGGTCGGCGCCTTCCTGATCGCGCGGGGCGAGCTGAAGGAGTACTCACTCGCCGCGCGGCTGCCCACCGACGGCTGGAAGACCCTTGAGCTGACGGACGGTGTGGACCGGGAGCGCACGCTGACGGCCGGCCGGGGCCGCTCCTTCGGACGTCACCACGTCCACGAGGTCCTCAACCGGTCCTCCGAGGAACACGCCGTCTCCGTCCACGCGTACTATCCCCCGCTGCCGCGCATCCGCCGCTACAGCCGCACGGGACACGTCCTTCGGCTGGAGCAGGTCGAGCGTCCGGAGGACTGGCAGTAGGCGGTCCCGGCTCACCTCGGGAGGGGCGCGCCCACCCCTCCACCGGCGTCGTCACCGTCGCCGACGGAGGGGATGAGGTCGGGCAAGGCAGCGGGGAGGCCAGAAGCGGGTGAGGAGGGTACGCGCGCCCGGCGGGGTCTCCTCGACGAAGCCGTCCGGCCGGCTCACGCAGGTGGGAGCTGGTGGATCCGGTGTTCCGGCCGAGCGCGCGGGCAAGAGTCGCCCAGGTGGCCGGGCCGTGCAGGCTGAGGTGTCCAGCATGCGTGCCGGCGGAGCTGGGCGAGTGCTCTGAGCGCGGCGGGGTCGCCGAGCTCGACGGAGGCCACGGGGGGTGTGTTCCACCTCGGAGGCTCGTTGACGCCGGGGACAGGCGTACACAGTCGTCTGTGCACCGATGCTTGTGCACGGTGGCGGCCCGGCGGAAAGGGAGCCGAGGCCCCGGGGCCCTTCGCTCAGAACCCCCCGTCCTCCAGGAACTCCGCGTTCTCGCCCTCCTCCTCGAGCGCCTGCCGGACCACCCGCAGGGCCAGGCCCTCGGAATAGCCCTTGCGCGCCAGCATGCCGGCGAGGCGGCGCAGCCGCTTGTCGCGGTCGAGACCACGGGTCGAGCGCAGCTTGCGGGCGACGAGCTCGCGCGCTGTCTCCTCCTCCTGCTCGGAGTCGAGCTGGGCGACGGCCTCGCCGATCAGCACCGGGTCGACTCCCTTGGTCCGCAGCTCCTGCGCGAGCGCGCGCCGGGCGAGCCCGCGGCCGTGGTGGCGGGACTCCACCCAGGCGTCCGCGAAGGCGCTGTCGTTGATCAGCCCGACCTCCTCGAACCGCGAGAGCACCTCCTCGGCCACGTCATCCGGGATCTCCCGCTTCCGCAGGGCGTCGGCGAGTTGCTTCCGGGTGCGCGGGGTCCCGGTGAGCAGGCGCAGGCAGATCGCCCGTGCCCGCTCAGCCGGGTCCCCTGAAGGCTCCCCCCGCTCGGCCCTCGACGAGGAAGAGGTGCCTTCGTCCTCTGCGGACGGTTCTCCGAAGCCGCGCCGACGGCGTCCACGCCCACGGGGACCCCCTTCGCCGCCGCGTCGCGCCCGGCCGCCACGGGGCCGGGCGTCGCCGTCCGTCCCGTCACTCCGGTACGAGCCGCTCTCCGCCCGGCCGTCACCGACCCGGGCGGGACCGCCGTCGGCCCCGCCCCCCTCTTCCCAGGGGGTCCCGGGGTCGACGTACTCGGCCCAGTCCGTTCGTCGCGTCACGGTCAGCTCTTGGCAGCCGTGGCCTTGGTCTTGGCGGTCTTGGCCGCAGGAGCCGCAACCGCCTTGGCGGCGTCGTCCGCGGGCGTGCCCGCGGCCACCGCGGCGACCGTGGCGGACTCGGTGGCGGGCTCCTCCGGACGCACGCCGACGCCCAGCTTCTCCTTGATCTTCTTCTCGATCTCGTTGGCGAGGTCGGGGTTGTCCTTCAGGAAGTTACGGGCGTTCTCCTTGCCCTGTCCCAGCTGGTCGCCCTCGTACGTGTACCAGGCGCCGGCCTTGCGGACGAAGCCGTTCTCCACGCCCATGTCGATCAGACCGCCCTCGCGGCTGATGCCCTGCCCGTAGAGGATGTCGAACTCGGCCTGCTTGAAGGGCGGCGCGACCTTGTTCTTGACGACCTTGACGCGGGTGCGGTTGCCGACCGCGTCCGTGCCGTCCTTCAGGGTCTCGATGCGACGGATGTCGAGTCGCACCGAGGCGTAGAACTTCAGCGCC
This Streptomyces sp. NBC_00377 DNA region includes the following protein-coding sequences:
- a CDS encoding MazG nucleotide pyrophosphohydrolase domain-containing protein yields the protein MSSSPAELVREFHRAFGLDVRSTPTEVSPRLAAHRGELLAEEAAEVAEVSVSGPLDRLAHELADVVYVAYGTALVHGVDLDAVLAEIHRSNMTKLGPGGQVARRADGKVLKGEHYEAPDVSAVLRRQGWTADGA
- a CDS encoding TAXI family TRAP transporter solute-binding subunit, with product MSQLLSRIGRRRALQGTAVAVVVTGLLLWWLRPLGEDPPSGSITFSTGTTSGVYYEYGSQLRDALAKDMPDLDVNLTTSNGSPENVERVAAGEADFTIAAADAVQTYESQHRGAASRLRGVARLYDDYVQLVVPRDSDIRSIADLRGRTVATGLPRSGVRLIAERVLRAAGLDPTKDIKAESEGIDTGPAKLKRGEIDAFFWSGGVPTAGLETLADSFTFRFVPISPELVAKMHDQDDSTGFYRAANMPESAYPTIQNGSTVATIAVSNLLVTRTDMAPRLTEWLTRTVIKSRDGIGAHVHSAQLVDLRTAIYTDPLKLHEGARRYYRSVKP
- a CDS encoding sensor histidine kinase, giving the protein MRTRLLPLLIVLMAAVLLALGVPLAVSVAGAQQQKVVVDRIDDTARFAALAQFVTVPSGPGEPASASTNERRETLGRELDSYYDVYGIRAGVFYGTDTPMAHAPRDWYLPESGEVREAFEEAKLSRRSHDPRQVWPWQRNRLVVASPVIRDGDVVAVVVTDSPTGPMRSRILHGWLVVGAGEVAAMLLAIGAALRLTGWVLRPVRVLDATTHEIASGRLKSRVAVAGGPPELRRLAGAFNEMADNVEDVLEQQRAFVADASHQLRNPLAALLLRIELLAYELPEDNEEIVSVRNEGKRLAQVLDDLLDLALAEHAEADLRVTDIGALAAERVAAWAPTAAAKGVRLVGDCPPTTAWADPVTLSSALDAVIDNAVKFTPEGESVEVTVAADGETSTVVVTDNGPGLTDEELSRVGDRFWRSGRHQNIKGSGLGLSISRALLAAGGGSLSYDRHEAGGLRATVSVPRSPGS
- a CDS encoding response regulator transcription factor: MRLLLVEDDNHVAAALSAVLKRHGFDVTHARSGEEALQALVPEGPGFGVVLLDLGLPDQDGYEVCGKIRKRTATPVIMVTARSDVRSRIHGLNLGADDYVVKPYDTGELLARIHAVSRRTVHEDAAADGEDAVRLGSVHIELPTRRVTVDGSVVQLTRKEFDLLALLAQRPGVVFRREQIISEVWRTSWEGTGRTLEVHVASLRAKLRMPALIETVRGVGYRLVAPAA
- a CDS encoding amino acid ABC transporter ATP-binding protein, producing MTEVSVTKEDAVASGELVVLRSVNKHFGALHVLQDIDLTIDRGEVVVVIGPSGSGKSTLCRTINRLETIDEGTITIDGKPLPQEGKALARLRADVGMVFQSFNLFAHKTVLENVVLGQVKVRKADKKKAEDKARALLDRVGVGTQADKYPAQLSGGQQQRVAIARALAMDPKVMLFDEPTSALDPEMINEVLEVMQQLARDGMTMIVVTHEMGFARSAANRVVFMADGRIVEEAAPDQFFSNPRSDRAKDFLSKILHH
- a CDS encoding glutamate ABC transporter substrate-binding protein; amino-acid sequence: MKLRKVTAASAAALVLALTATACGGDDNKDDTGSSTSSGGSGGKVKVGIKFDQPGLGLKKPDGSFAGFDVDVATYVAKQLGYEPDQIEFVETKSADRENALARGDVKFIAATYSINDKRKEKVDFAGPYLLAHQDLLLKKDSKITKAADLNGKNLCSVVGSTSAQNIHDTIAPKANLKEVSSYSECIAGLQSGAVDAVTTDDSILAGFASQEQYKDKFKLAGLKLSNENYGIGVKKGDTATVDKINKALEKMVSDGSWQKAVEANFGPADYKNEPAPKIGVIVPNAS
- a CDS encoding amino acid ABC transporter permease, whose protein sequence is MFDFLEGYDVLGAFWMTVKLTALSAVGSLIWGTLLAGMRVSPVPLMRGFGTAYVNIVRNIPLTVIILFSSLGLADIFGMTLGAHDFKVQGFRLAVLGLIAYTAAFVCEAIRSGINTVPMGQAEAARAIGLSFSQTLTLIVLPQAFRSVIGPLANVLIALTKNTTVAAAIGVAEAAYLMKTMIENEAQTLLIGAVFAFGFVVLTLPTGLILGWLSKRLAVKR
- a CDS encoding amino acid ABC transporter permease, with translation MSSVLYDTPGPRAKRRNVVFSVVFFVLLALLVWWMWQKMDEKNQLTSALWKPFTESEAWTTYLLPGLANTLKAAALSMVIALPLGAVFGIARLSDHRWVRGLAGTVVEFFRSIPVLLLMLFANEFYARSTDVTSDDRPFYAVVTGLVLYNASVLAEVVRAGILSLPKGQTEAAYAIGLRKGQTMSSILLPQAVTAMLPAIVSQLVVIVKDTALGGVMIGFTELLNSRGTLAANYANVVPSFIVVAAMFIVLNFILTSFASWLERRLRRSKRSTGAVLGVDKVDDLNAAEVGGGFGSGASA
- a CDS encoding FAD-dependent monooxygenase, translated to MDPVIIVGAGPVGLTLALALARQQVPSVVLDEGPGKDEPRLARTVVLREDTTALVERLAGVSLDKAGVHWAGWRSMRRKQVTREVRFDDATDPAPLHIAQHVLTGALRAALEGERLVRIAVDSRLDGIEQEPSGVTAHTRGPRGTWWRGSHLVGCDGPRSTVRKLLDIRFPGRTAVERHAVAALRTELPWADEALLHRTPPWRVSGPSAGEVTGRPLPDGVWRLDWLLPPGKDLVTPELLVARIRETLTGWSGGTTPTYELLDTGVHTVHHRLARRWRVGRVFVAGDAAHLLGAFGTQGLDEGLRDADNLAWKLAMAWHHGSHEALLDSYQTERRAAVAARLRAADQALPVLRGGAGIKAYVPGAGRGHDVLLTDGHLGRGPLGAPGTYDGSPLAPRHLEAEVPVDTPPGAPVEDVRVTAEDGSFVRLRDRLGRGALLVLLIAPGTGVWERRHWVGAGIMPRLAAAVTALPSPAELLVAESYPGAAAHTVLLIRPDGHLVTALNGVRAADLYAAAEATVGGPAGSRGTAEAEATAGSAAK
- a CDS encoding putative leader peptide, producing the protein MPHRLSLCGPQGDSELTGVRRHGLLRIVTDTDVRLWRRVHMDLVRYAGCVCRPSC
- a CDS encoding cysteine dioxygenase, whose translation is MSVSPSVSTTVAAPTQAELLDFVRRTAADAELIASLPLDPEGRTWVRLEGPGGSEAWLIGWPPGTGTGWHDHADSVGAFLIARGELKEYSLAARLPTDGWKTLELTDGVDRERTLTAGRGRSFGRHHVHEVLNRSSEEHAVSVHAYYPPLPRIRRYSRTGHVLRLEQVERPEDWQ